Proteins found in one Litorihabitans aurantiacus genomic segment:
- a CDS encoding FAD-dependent oxidoreductase, which translates to MSENRADIWDVIVIGGGAAGLSGALTLARAQRRTLVLDGGRPRNAVAEHMHGVLGHDGLPPLELLRRGRAEVESYGEWCAPPSSPT; encoded by the coding sequence ATGAGCGAGAACCGTGCAGACATCTGGGACGTCATCGTGATCGGCGGCGGTGCCGCGGGCCTGAGCGGGGCGCTGACCCTCGCGCGGGCGCAGCGCCGCACCCTCGTGCTCGACGGCGGTCGGCCGCGCAACGCCGTCGCCGAGCACATGCACGGCGTGCTCGGCCACGACGGGCTGCCGCCGCTCGAGCTCCTGCGCCGCGGCCGCGCCGAGGTCGAGAGCTACGGGGAGTGGTGCGCGCCGCCGTCGTCACCGACCTGA
- a CDS encoding bifunctional NAD(P)/FAD-dependent oxidoreductase/class I SAM-dependent methyltransferase, whose product MRAAVVTDLTARDSDGLHTLTTAEGETLRARSVLVTTGLVDELPDVPGLAERWGRDAVGCPYCHGAEVAGRALGVVASGPWGLHHATLIRQWSEDVTFFSHLAGEVDAETLDGFVARGVRVVTDPVERLEVTDDAVTGVVAGGVTYSVEFLFTGATFRAQDELLRRLGVEMDDGPMGPVAAVTTGRTSVPGVYAAGNVTNVGASVPIVTGEAVAAAAMLNADLVQVDVAAARAARRARTRHERWEEIYGPGQEPRWSGRPNVSLAAVAADWEPGTVLDLGCGEGGDALWFAERGWRVTAVDVSTTALARARVAAERRGLAPDAVTFVEADLVTWRAPERYDLVSAQFLQDTEDFGRDDVLRRAAGAVARGGRLVVVAHGSVPDWGHAHDDLPTPASELAAAGLPDHGWLVEESGTRPRIVTGPDGQEAEILDTVLVARRLG is encoded by the coding sequence GTGCGCGCCGCCGTCGTCACCGACCTGACCGCACGTGACTCCGACGGCCTCCACACCCTCACGACGGCGGAGGGCGAGACCCTGCGTGCGCGCAGCGTCCTGGTCACCACCGGCCTGGTGGACGAGCTGCCCGACGTCCCCGGCCTGGCGGAGCGCTGGGGCCGGGACGCGGTCGGATGCCCATACTGCCACGGTGCCGAGGTCGCCGGTCGCGCCCTGGGCGTCGTCGCGAGCGGGCCGTGGGGTCTGCACCACGCCACGCTGATCCGGCAGTGGAGCGAGGACGTCACGTTCTTCAGCCACCTCGCGGGTGAGGTCGACGCCGAGACGCTGGACGGTTTCGTGGCCCGCGGCGTCCGCGTCGTGACGGACCCGGTCGAGCGCCTGGAGGTGACCGACGACGCCGTGACGGGGGTGGTGGCCGGGGGCGTGACGTACTCGGTCGAGTTCCTCTTCACCGGCGCCACCTTCCGCGCGCAGGACGAGCTCCTGCGTCGGCTCGGTGTAGAGATGGACGACGGGCCGATGGGCCCGGTCGCCGCCGTCACGACGGGCCGCACCAGCGTGCCGGGTGTCTACGCCGCCGGGAACGTCACCAACGTCGGCGCGTCGGTGCCGATCGTGACGGGTGAGGCCGTCGCCGCGGCCGCGATGCTCAACGCCGACCTGGTGCAGGTCGACGTCGCGGCCGCACGCGCCGCCCGACGGGCCCGGACGCGTCACGAGCGCTGGGAGGAGATCTACGGTCCGGGCCAGGAGCCGCGCTGGAGCGGCCGCCCGAACGTCTCGCTGGCCGCGGTCGCCGCCGACTGGGAGCCCGGCACCGTGCTGGACCTCGGGTGCGGCGAGGGTGGCGACGCGCTGTGGTTCGCCGAGCGCGGGTGGCGCGTCACCGCCGTCGACGTCTCGACGACGGCGCTCGCCCGGGCACGCGTCGCGGCGGAGCGGCGCGGCCTCGCCCCCGACGCGGTGACCTTCGTGGAGGCCGATCTCGTCACCTGGCGCGCACCCGAGCGTTACGACCTCGTCAGCGCGCAGTTCCTCCAGGACACCGAGGACTTCGGGCGTGACGACGTGCTGCGGCGCGCGGCCGGCGCGGTGGCGCGGGGCGGCCGCCTGGTGGTGGTCGCGCACGGCAGCGTGCCCGACTGGGGCCACGCCCACGATGACCTGCCGACGCCCGCGAGCGAGCTCGCGGCGGCCGGACTGCCCGACCACGGCTGGTTGGTCGAGGAGTCCGGGACGCGCCCGCGCATCGTCACCGGCCCGGACGGGCAGGAGGCCGAGATCCTCGACACCGTGCTGGTGGCGCGCCGGCTCGGGTGA
- a CDS encoding ABC-F family ATP-binding cassette domain-containing protein, which produces MAHLLGAEQLRLKFPNRIVLDGVSLGLADGDRVGLVGRNGDGKSSLMRLLAGRTEPDSGRVTVRRGVTVGMLDQTDALLPDETVGHAIVGDAEEHEWARDPRIRDVISGLVTDVPWDSPIASLSGGQRRRTALAALLVRDLDVLLLDEPTNHLDVEGVTWLAEHLRARFAGGQGAFAVVTHDRWFLDEVTTTTWEVHDGVVEPFEGGYAAYVLARVERDRQASAIAAKRANLMKKELAWLRRGAPARTSKPKFRIDAANALIADEPPVRDTVALTRMATSRLGRDVVELDAAGVAYDGGHDVLRDITWHLGPGDRVGILGGNGAGKSTLLGLVTGDLEPTSGRVKRGKTVKAAWLSQDLHELTDVANQRITDVIAPYRVAFTSASGDELTPGQILERLGFTSAHLATPVKDLSGGQKRRLQLVLVLLGEPNVLVLDEPTNDMDTDMLAAMEDLLDGWPGTLLVVSHDRYLLERVTDDQYAVLPGTDGGTLRHLPGGVEEYLALRAAGVGAPAPTAGRAASTSAGSTGPAAAPAAPAASGAERHAARKELASLERRMEKRSADAAKLHVTMAEHDPSDYPGLEKLAGQLREIEAEVTELEERWMELASD; this is translated from the coding sequence ATGGCTCACCTCCTCGGCGCCGAACAGCTGCGCCTGAAGTTCCCCAACCGCATCGTGCTCGACGGCGTCTCGCTCGGCCTGGCCGACGGCGACCGCGTCGGCCTCGTCGGCCGCAACGGCGACGGCAAGTCCTCCCTCATGAGGCTGCTCGCCGGCCGGACCGAACCCGACTCCGGGCGCGTCACCGTCCGCCGCGGCGTCACCGTCGGCATGCTCGACCAGACCGACGCCCTGCTCCCGGACGAGACCGTTGGCCACGCGATCGTCGGGGACGCGGAGGAGCACGAGTGGGCGCGCGACCCGCGCATCCGCGACGTCATCTCCGGCCTCGTCACGGACGTGCCCTGGGACTCCCCCATCGCCTCGCTCTCGGGCGGGCAGCGCCGTCGGACCGCGCTCGCCGCCCTCCTCGTGCGCGACCTCGACGTGCTGCTGCTCGACGAACCCACCAACCACCTCGACGTCGAGGGCGTGACGTGGCTCGCCGAGCACCTGCGGGCCCGGTTCGCGGGCGGGCAGGGTGCGTTCGCCGTCGTGACGCACGACCGGTGGTTCCTCGACGAGGTCACGACGACGACGTGGGAGGTGCACGACGGCGTCGTCGAACCGTTCGAGGGCGGGTACGCCGCCTACGTGCTCGCGCGCGTCGAGCGCGACCGGCAGGCCTCCGCGATCGCGGCCAAGCGCGCGAACCTCATGAAGAAGGAGCTGGCGTGGCTGCGGCGCGGCGCCCCGGCCCGCACCTCCAAGCCCAAGTTCCGCATCGACGCGGCCAACGCCCTCATCGCCGACGAGCCGCCCGTGCGCGACACCGTGGCCCTCACGCGGATGGCGACGTCCCGGCTGGGGCGCGACGTCGTCGAGCTGGACGCGGCGGGCGTGGCCTACGACGGCGGTCACGACGTGCTGCGCGACATCACCTGGCACCTCGGCCCGGGCGACCGGGTCGGGATCCTCGGCGGGAACGGGGCCGGGAAGTCCACGCTGCTCGGCCTCGTGACCGGCGACCTGGAGCCGACGTCCGGGCGGGTCAAGCGCGGGAAGACCGTGAAGGCGGCGTGGCTGTCGCAGGACCTGCACGAGCTGACCGACGTCGCGAACCAGCGCATCACCGACGTCATCGCGCCCTACCGGGTGGCGTTCACGTCCGCGTCGGGCGACGAGCTCACCCCGGGGCAGATCCTCGAGCGGCTCGGCTTCACCTCCGCCCACCTGGCCACCCCGGTGAAGGACCTCTCGGGCGGGCAGAAGCGGCGGCTGCAGCTCGTGCTGGTGCTCCTGGGCGAACCGAACGTGCTGGTGCTCGACGAGCCGACCAACGACATGGACACCGACATGCTCGCCGCGATGGAGGACCTCCTCGACGGCTGGCCCGGCACCCTGCTCGTCGTCTCGCACGACCGCTACCTGCTCGAGCGCGTCACCGACGACCAGTACGCGGTGCTTCCCGGGACGGACGGCGGGACGCTGCGCCACCTGCCCGGCGGGGTCGAGGAGTACCTCGCGCTGCGGGCGGCCGGCGTGGGGGCGCCCGCTCCGACGGCGGGGCGGGCGGCGTCCACCTCGGCCGGCTCGACCGGTCCGGCTGCCGCGCCCGCCGCGCCCGCCGCCTCGGGCGCCGAGCGCCACGCGGCCCGCAAGGAGCTCGCCTCGCTCGAGCGCCGGATGGAGAAGCGGTCGGCCGACGCGGCGAAGCTGCACGTCACGATGGCCGAGCACGACCCGTCGGACTACCCCGGCCTGGAGAAGCTCGCGGGCCAGCTCCGCGAGATCGAGGCCGAGGTGACCGAGCTCGAGGAGCGCTGGATGGAGCTCGCCTCCGACTGA
- a CDS encoding gamma carbonic anhydrase family protein: protein MTTPPTPSTPPTPSLQPPLATAPTPSPALVLALDDASPSLDPTAWLAPGAVVAGAVTLGPDASLWYGTVLRGDCAPITVGARTNLQDGVVVHVDDDHPTVVGEDVSVGHRAVLHGCEIGDCALVGMSATVMSGAVVGAGAMIAAGALVTPGTVIPPGVLAAGVPARVVRDLTDAERAHLVRNAAHYLDLAAQHRRALGD, encoded by the coding sequence GTGACCACACCGCCGACTCCGTCAACCCCGCCGACCCCGTCCCTGCAGCCGCCCCTCGCGACCGCACCCACGCCGTCGCCGGCACTGGTCCTCGCCCTCGACGACGCGTCCCCGTCGCTCGACCCGACCGCGTGGCTCGCGCCCGGTGCCGTCGTCGCCGGGGCCGTCACGCTCGGCCCGGACGCGAGCCTCTGGTACGGCACGGTCCTGCGCGGCGACTGCGCCCCGATCACGGTGGGCGCGCGGACCAACCTGCAGGACGGCGTCGTCGTCCACGTCGACGACGACCATCCCACCGTGGTGGGCGAGGACGTGTCCGTGGGGCACCGCGCGGTGCTGCACGGCTGCGAGATCGGCGACTGCGCGCTGGTCGGGATGAGCGCGACCGTCATGTCCGGGGCGGTCGTGGGTGCGGGCGCGATGATCGCGGCCGGCGCGCTCGTGACGCCCGGAACGGTGATCCCGCCGGGCGTGCTGGCGGCCGGGGTGCCAGCGCGCGTGGTCCGCGACCTGACCGACGCCGAGCGCGCCCACCTCGTGCGCAACGCCGCGCACTACCTCGACCTGGCCGCGCAGCACCGGCGCGCGCTCGGGGACTGA
- a CDS encoding MarR family winged helix-turn-helix transcriptional regulator has translation MSSPGPAPLTPQDEVDRIVRAWSEELPTLDVEPMHVFSRLHRLARHIQDVRRDAFAEHGLAVWQFDVLAALRRAGDPYELTPGRLVTETRVSSGTMTNRIDRLVERGLVARRGSPGDRRIVLVRLTEAGSAAVDAAVTDLVARERALLDALATGGAHQLAALLRTMLEPFAGTPVPDIAEESE, from the coding sequence ATGAGCTCCCCGGGGCCGGCTCCCCTCACGCCGCAGGACGAGGTCGACCGCATCGTCCGCGCGTGGAGCGAGGAGCTGCCGACCCTCGACGTCGAACCCATGCACGTCTTCTCGCGCCTGCACCGCCTCGCCCGGCACATCCAGGACGTCCGGCGCGACGCGTTCGCCGAGCACGGCCTCGCCGTCTGGCAGTTCGACGTGCTGGCCGCGCTGCGCCGCGCCGGTGACCCCTACGAGCTCACCCCCGGCCGCCTGGTGACCGAGACGCGGGTCTCCTCGGGCACGATGACGAACCGCATCGACCGCCTGGTCGAGCGGGGGCTCGTCGCCCGCCGCGGATCACCGGGCGACCGGCGCATCGTGCTGGTGCGCCTCACGGAGGCGGGGTCGGCCGCCGTCGACGCCGCCGTCACCGACCTCGTCGCGCGCGAGCGCGCGCTGCTGGACGCGCTCGCGACCGGCGGCGCGCACCAGCTGGCCGCGCTCCTGCGCACCATGCTCGAACCGTTCGCCGGCACGCCCGTGCCCGACATCGCCGAGGAGTCCGAGTGA
- a CDS encoding TetR/AcrR family transcriptional regulator has protein sequence MTARERREQLLDVGRALFAERGFQATSVEEIAARADVSKPVVYEHFGGKEGMYAVIVDREVERLTSVLTTALAPTRHPKVIVESAALALLDYIESNTDGFRILVRDSPVAQATGTFSSLIGDVATQVEHLLADQFASRGLSTTSAPMYAQMLVGMIALTGQWWLEARSPDKREVAAHLVNLAWNGLGQLQAGPSLRDR, from the coding sequence ATGACGGCGCGCGAGCGGCGCGAGCAGCTGCTCGACGTCGGGCGCGCGCTGTTCGCCGAGCGCGGCTTCCAGGCCACGAGCGTCGAGGAGATCGCGGCGCGGGCGGACGTCTCCAAGCCCGTGGTCTACGAGCACTTCGGCGGCAAGGAGGGCATGTACGCGGTCATCGTCGACCGCGAGGTCGAGCGCCTCACCTCGGTGCTGACCACCGCGCTCGCCCCGACCCGGCACCCCAAGGTGATCGTGGAGTCGGCGGCGCTGGCGCTGCTGGACTACATCGAGTCGAACACCGACGGCTTCCGGATCCTCGTGCGCGACTCCCCCGTGGCGCAGGCGACGGGGACGTTCTCGTCGCTGATCGGCGACGTCGCGACGCAGGTGGAGCACCTGCTGGCCGACCAGTTCGCCTCGCGGGGCCTGTCGACCACGTCGGCGCCGATGTACGCACAGATGCTCGTCGGGATGATCGCGCTGACGGGTCAGTGGTGGCTCGAGGCGCGCTCCCCCGACAAGCGCGAGGTCGCGGCGCACCTGGTGAACCTCGCGTGGAACGGCCTGGGTCAGCTGCAGGCCGGGCCGTCGCTGCGCGACCGCTGA
- the glmU gene encoding bifunctional UDP-N-acetylglucosamine diphosphorylase/glucosamine-1-phosphate N-acetyltransferase GlmU: MTHPSPAAVIVLAAGEGTRMRSATPKVLHAIGGRSLLGHVLASARALQPQRLAVVVRHERDAVSAHALQIDPGVVVADQDEIKGTGRAAWNGLEALDAAAEPEVSGAVVVLAGDVPLLDAGTLAEMLAAHDADGNAVTVLTTRVPDPAGYGRIVRDADGSVLRIVEDRDASDDERAIDEINTSVYAFDVAVLRDALVQLQDPAAGATANAQGEVYLTDVLAIARARGPVRAIETDDPIIVEGVNDRVQLATLGAELNRRTVTAWMREGVTVVDPASTWIDVEVQLDRDVTLLPGVQLHGATTVGAGSTIGPDTTLDGASVGADVSVVRSHVLGARIADGATVGPYSYLRPGTDLGAGGKIGGFVETKNASIGAGAKVPHLAYVGDAEIGDGANVGAGVIVANYDGETKSRTRVGAGAFVGSDSVLVAPVEIGDGAFVAAGSTVTRDVAPGDLAVERGQLRAVTGWVTRRRPGSRSALAAQAALATQGREADEHEPQDQQD; encoded by the coding sequence GTGACCCACCCGAGCCCCGCCGCCGTCATCGTGCTCGCTGCCGGCGAAGGCACCCGGATGAGGTCGGCCACCCCCAAGGTCCTGCACGCCATCGGCGGCCGCAGCCTGCTGGGGCACGTGCTCGCCTCCGCCCGCGCGCTGCAGCCGCAGCGCCTCGCCGTCGTGGTCCGTCACGAGCGCGACGCCGTGAGCGCCCACGCCCTCCAGATCGACCCGGGCGTCGTCGTCGCGGATCAGGACGAGATCAAGGGCACGGGCCGTGCTGCCTGGAACGGCCTGGAGGCCCTGGACGCCGCGGCCGAGCCGGAGGTGAGCGGCGCCGTCGTCGTCCTCGCCGGTGACGTGCCGCTGCTCGACGCGGGGACGCTGGCCGAGATGCTCGCCGCGCACGACGCGGACGGCAACGCCGTCACGGTCCTGACCACCCGCGTGCCCGACCCGGCGGGCTACGGCCGCATCGTGCGCGACGCCGACGGTTCCGTGCTGCGCATCGTCGAGGACCGCGACGCCTCGGACGACGAGCGCGCCATCGACGAGATCAACACCTCGGTCTACGCCTTCGACGTCGCCGTGCTGCGCGACGCGCTGGTCCAGCTCCAGGACCCGGCCGCCGGTGCGACGGCGAACGCGCAGGGCGAGGTCTACCTCACCGACGTCCTGGCGATCGCCCGGGCCCGCGGTCCCGTCCGCGCCATCGAGACCGACGACCCGATCATCGTCGAGGGTGTCAACGACCGCGTGCAGCTCGCGACCCTCGGCGCGGAGCTGAACCGCCGCACCGTGACCGCGTGGATGCGCGAGGGCGTCACCGTCGTCGACCCCGCCTCGACCTGGATCGACGTCGAGGTGCAGCTCGACCGCGACGTCACGCTCCTGCCCGGCGTGCAGCTGCACGGTGCGACGACGGTCGGCGCCGGCAGCACCATCGGCCCGGACACGACGCTCGACGGCGCGAGCGTCGGCGCCGACGTCAGCGTCGTGCGCAGCCACGTGCTCGGCGCGCGGATCGCCGACGGCGCGACCGTCGGCCCCTACTCCTACCTCCGGCCCGGCACCGACCTCGGCGCGGGTGGCAAGATCGGTGGCTTCGTCGAGACCAAGAACGCGAGCATCGGCGCGGGCGCGAAGGTGCCGCACCTCGCCTACGTCGGCGACGCCGAGATCGGCGACGGCGCGAACGTCGGCGCCGGCGTCATCGTCGCGAACTACGACGGCGAGACCAAGAGCCGCACGCGCGTGGGCGCGGGCGCGTTCGTCGGCAGCGACAGCGTGCTGGTCGCCCCGGTCGAGATCGGCGACGGCGCGTTCGTCGCCGCGGGCTCGACCGTGACGCGCGACGTCGCCCCCGGGGACCTCGCCGTCGAGCGCGGGCAGCTGCGCGCGGTGACCGGGTGGGTGACGCGGCGCCGGCCCGGCTCCCGCTCGGCGCTCGCGGCGCAGGCGGCGCTCGCGACGCAGGGCCGCGAGGCGGACGAGCACGAACCGCAGGACCAGCAGGACTAG
- a CDS encoding ribose-phosphate diphosphokinase: MSGITTYGERRLVLISGRAHPELAERVAAELEVDLVPTTAYDFASGEIYVRFAESVRGADAFVLQSHTAPVNQWVMEHLLMVDALKRASVKQITAVMPFYPYARQDKKHKGREPISARLMADLFRTAGANRLMSVDLHAAQTQGFFDGPVDHLFAMPTLVDYVRTRVDLSNVVVVSPDAGRIRVAEQWAAKLGGCPLAFVHKTRDITRPNQAVANRVVGDVAGRDAVLVDDLIDTGGTIAEAVRVLKENGARNVTIVATHGVLSDPAARRLAECGAQEVVVTDTLPIPHEKRFENLTVLSIAPLLARAIREVFDEGSVTSLFDGNA; encoded by the coding sequence ATGAGCGGCATCACGACGTACGGCGAGCGACGACTCGTCCTGATCTCGGGCCGTGCGCACCCCGAGCTCGCCGAGCGCGTGGCGGCCGAGCTCGAGGTCGACCTCGTCCCCACCACCGCCTACGACTTCGCCTCCGGCGAGATCTACGTGCGGTTCGCCGAGAGCGTGCGCGGCGCCGACGCGTTCGTGCTGCAGAGCCACACGGCACCCGTGAACCAGTGGGTCATGGAGCACCTGCTCATGGTCGACGCGCTCAAGCGCGCCTCGGTCAAGCAGATCACCGCCGTGATGCCGTTCTACCCCTACGCGCGCCAGGACAAGAAGCACAAGGGCCGCGAGCCCATCTCGGCCCGTCTCATGGCGGACCTGTTCCGCACCGCCGGCGCGAACCGCCTGATGTCGGTCGACCTGCACGCCGCGCAGACGCAGGGCTTCTTCGACGGTCCGGTGGACCACCTGTTCGCGATGCCGACCCTCGTGGACTACGTGCGCACCCGCGTCGACCTGTCCAACGTCGTGGTGGTCTCGCCCGACGCCGGCCGGATCCGCGTGGCCGAGCAGTGGGCCGCGAAGCTCGGCGGCTGCCCGCTCGCGTTCGTGCACAAGACGCGCGACATCACGCGGCCCAACCAGGCCGTCGCCAACCGCGTGGTCGGTGACGTCGCCGGTCGCGACGCCGTGCTGGTGGACGACCTCATCGACACCGGCGGCACGATCGCCGAGGCTGTGCGCGTGCTCAAGGAGAACGGCGCGCGCAACGTCACGATCGTGGCGACGCACGGCGTGCTGTCCGACCCCGCCGCGCGCCGGCTCGCCGAGTGCGGGGCGCAGGAGGTCGTCGTCACCGACACGCTGCCGATCCCGCACGAGAAGCGGTTCGAGAACCTCACCGTGCTCTCGATCGCGCCGCTGCTGGCGCGCGCGATCCGCGAGGTGTTCGACGAGGGCAGCGTCACCTCGCTCTTCGACGGCAACGCCTGA
- a CDS encoding CYTH domain-containing protein, giving the protein MDTPSETEDLEAAADFEFERRFLVTDFPAHLRDAPTLVVQSYYLADAGYALRVRAQGSGVEAGLDAGSSPLDVLEAHRDALTMGSVTVKGPSVGGTRYESERQVDPGVAVEMIRRGGAAMVKTRYSVWAGGDGWSVDVFGGPNAPLVVAECERSGPVTDLEIPAFCVTELTDDLRFSNESLASRPYGEWTTAYLAELAATGPAMRGDFGTNARLLPD; this is encoded by the coding sequence GTGGACACCCCCAGCGAGACCGAGGACCTCGAGGCCGCGGCGGACTTCGAGTTCGAGCGCCGCTTCCTGGTCACCGACTTCCCGGCGCACCTGCGCGACGCCCCGACGCTCGTCGTGCAGTCCTACTACCTGGCCGACGCCGGGTACGCGCTGCGGGTGCGTGCGCAGGGGTCCGGCGTCGAGGCCGGGCTCGACGCCGGCTCGTCCCCGCTCGACGTCCTCGAGGCGCACCGGGACGCGCTCACGATGGGGTCGGTGACGGTGAAGGGTCCGTCGGTGGGCGGGACCCGCTACGAGTCGGAGCGACAGGTGGACCCGGGCGTCGCCGTCGAGATGATCCGCCGGGGCGGTGCCGCGATGGTGAAGACGCGCTACTCCGTCTGGGCCGGTGGCGACGGCTGGTCCGTGGACGTGTTCGGCGGCCCGAACGCGCCGCTCGTGGTCGCGGAGTGCGAGCGCTCGGGGCCGGTGACCGACCTCGAGATCCCCGCGTTCTGCGTCACCGAGCTGACCGACGACCTGCGGTTCTCCAACGAGTCGCTGGCCTCGCGCCCCTACGGCGAGTGGACGACCGCCTACCTCGCGGAGCTCGCGGCCACCGGTCCGGCGATGCGCGGGGACTTCGGGACGAACGCGCGGCTGCTGCCGGACTAG
- a CDS encoding 50S ribosomal protein L25/general stress protein Ctc translates to MAEAINAQLRTEFGKGAARRARRASLIPAVLYGHGTDPVHLSLPSHEVFLIVKTTSNALLELSFDGGSELALVKDVQKDVVANDIEHIDLLLVRRGEKVAVDVSVVTEGESAPGTIHSVDLQSIAIEALATAIPEQITVSVEGLEDGTVVRVSDLTLPEGVTTEVDPETPVVVVSVPHLEEELPEADEDAEGEADEAAADDESSDEA, encoded by the coding sequence ATGGCCGAGGCCATCAACGCCCAGCTCCGCACCGAGTTCGGCAAGGGCGCCGCCCGTCGCGCGCGCCGTGCCAGCCTGATCCCCGCCGTCCTGTACGGCCACGGCACCGACCCGGTGCACCTCTCGCTGCCGTCGCACGAGGTCTTCCTCATCGTCAAGACCACCTCGAACGCCCTGCTCGAGCTGAGCTTCGACGGCGGCTCCGAGCTCGCCCTGGTCAAGGACGTGCAGAAGGACGTCGTCGCCAACGACATCGAGCACATCGACCTGCTGCTGGTCCGCCGCGGCGAGAAGGTCGCCGTCGACGTCTCCGTCGTGACCGAGGGCGAGTCCGCGCCTGGCACGATCCACTCCGTCGACCTGCAGTCGATCGCGATCGAGGCGCTCGCCACCGCGATCCCGGAGCAGATCACCGTCTCCGTCGAGGGCCTGGAGGACGGCACGGTCGTGCGCGTCTCCGACCTCACGCTGCCCGAGGGCGTCACCACCGAGGTCGACCCCGAGACGCCCGTCGTCGTCGTCTCGGTGCCACACCTGGAGGAGGAGCTCCCCGAGGCCGACGAGGACGCCGAGGGCGAGGCCGACGAGGCCGCGGCCGACGACGAGTCCTCCGACGAGGCCTGA
- the pth gene encoding aminoacyl-tRNA hydrolase: MSSDVWLVIGLGNPGRTYEGNRHNVGVMVLDVLASRMSGSFTQHKARAAVLDGRLGTLPGGVPGPRVILARPATYMNTSGGPVAALMQFYDVEPENLLVVHDELDIPEHQLRLKRGGGEGGHNGLRSISSAIGTRDYARLRVGVGRPPGRQDPADYVLSDFATAQREELGVTLQLAADAVGDVVTQGLLASQNTWNTRD, translated from the coding sequence GTGAGCAGCGACGTGTGGCTGGTGATCGGTCTGGGCAACCCCGGCCGCACCTACGAGGGCAACCGCCACAACGTCGGAGTCATGGTGCTCGACGTGCTCGCCTCGCGGATGAGCGGCTCCTTCACGCAGCACAAGGCGCGCGCCGCGGTGCTGGACGGCCGTCTCGGGACGCTCCCCGGCGGGGTCCCCGGGCCGCGCGTCATCCTCGCGCGCCCCGCGACGTACATGAACACCTCCGGCGGGCCGGTGGCCGCGCTGATGCAGTTCTACGACGTCGAGCCCGAGAACCTCCTCGTGGTGCACGACGAGCTCGACATCCCCGAGCACCAGCTCCGCCTCAAGCGCGGCGGCGGGGAGGGCGGCCACAACGGCCTGCGCTCGATCAGCTCCGCGATCGGCACGCGCGACTACGCTCGGCTCCGTGTCGGCGTCGGGCGCCCGCCGGGGCGCCAGGACCCCGCCGACTACGTGCTCAGCGACTTCGCGACGGCGCAGCGCGAGGAGCTGGGCGTCACGCTGCAGCTCGCGGCGGACGCGGTGGGCGACGTCGTGACGCAGGGCCTGCTCGCGTCGCAGAACACCTGGAACACCAGGGACTGA
- a CDS encoding LysR family transcriptional regulator: protein MTSRRLTDRVLDLDTLEVLDRVAATGSLTRAASELGITQQAVSARVRAAERAVGQPLVDRSVTGSVPTEAGRLVLGLAGPLLEASRRLDAGVAALRRPTGSLVVAASQTVAELLLPGWLLEFRRREPGVGVRLVAGNSAAVLDLVRSGSADLGFTETTDAASDLSCVVVAEDEMAVVVAPGHPWAESAGIGAAELAGTPLLVREEGSGTRATVEAWLARSGRILAEPAAVLETTGIIRASAAAGIAPAVMSIRTVTSDLASGALLRVPLGGPPLVRPLRAVWAGRAVAAASRFLDVARERP, encoded by the coding sequence GTGACCTCCCGACGACTCACCGACCGCGTCCTCGACCTCGACACCCTCGAGGTGCTCGACCGCGTCGCGGCGACCGGATCCCTCACCCGGGCGGCGTCGGAGCTGGGGATCACGCAGCAGGCGGTCTCGGCACGCGTCCGCGCCGCCGAGCGCGCGGTGGGGCAGCCGCTGGTGGACCGGTCCGTCACCGGCTCGGTGCCGACCGAGGCCGGACGGCTCGTCCTCGGCCTGGCGGGACCGCTGCTGGAGGCGTCGCGGCGCCTGGACGCCGGTGTGGCGGCGCTGCGCCGGCCCACAGGCTCGCTCGTGGTCGCTGCGTCTCAGACCGTCGCGGAGCTGCTCCTGCCGGGGTGGCTGCTCGAGTTCCGGCGCCGGGAGCCGGGCGTGGGCGTCCGGCTGGTCGCGGGCAACTCGGCCGCCGTCCTCGACCTCGTCCGCTCCGGGTCGGCCGATCTCGGCTTCACCGAGACCACCGACGCGGCGTCGGACCTCTCCTGCGTCGTCGTCGCGGAGGACGAGATGGCGGTCGTGGTCGCGCCCGGACACCCGTGGGCGGAGTCGGCCGGCATCGGTGCCGCCGAGCTGGCCGGGACGCCGCTGCTCGTGCGGGAGGAGGGGTCCGGGACACGCGCCACCGTCGAGGCGTGGCTGGCACGGTCCGGGCGGATCCTGGCCGAGCCTGCGGCCGTCCTCGAGACGACCGGCATCATCCGCGCGAGCGCGGCCGCCGGGATCGCACCGGCGGTGATGAGCATCCGCACGGTCACGTCCGACCTCGCGTCGGGAGCGCTCCTCCGCGTGCCGCTGGGCGGACCGCCGCTCGTGCGCCCGCTGCGGGCGGTCTGGGCGGGGCGCGCGGTTGCCGCGGCCTCGCGGTTCCTTGACGTCGCCCGCGAGCGCCCCTGA